Proteins encoded by one window of Arachis hypogaea cultivar Tifrunner chromosome 1, arahy.Tifrunner.gnm2.J5K5, whole genome shotgun sequence:
- the LOC114927827 gene encoding zinc finger BED domain-containing protein RICESLEEPER 2-like: MACSMKNKYHKYWGPVDKFNPLLLVAIVLDPRYKLDYLCWCLEDVYDKEVSTTMTGFVKLTLETLYKFYEKEVVDDKGREDGESSSRDVLDDNIKVSTGAKGVSENRVNMWKKQKREKANADSKSDVERYLARDTVEDENFDILAWWKVNASK; encoded by the coding sequence ATGGCATGTtctatgaaaaataaatatcataaatatTGGGGACCTGTTGACAAATTTAACCCGTTGTTACTTGTTGCTATTGTATTGGATCCTCGTTATAAATTAGATTATCTCTGTTGGTGTTTGGAGGATGTTTATGACAAGGAAGTGTCTACTACTATGACTGGTTTTGTTAAACTAACATTGGAGACTTTATATAAGTTTTATGAAAAGGAGGTTGTAGATGATAAAGGAAGGGAAGATGGTGAAAGTTCATCTAGAGATGTCTTGGATGATAATATTAAAGTCTCAACTGGGGCTAAGGGAGTTTCTGAAAATAGAGTGAATAtgtggaaaaagcaaaaaagagagAAGGCTAATGCAGATAGCAAGTCAGATGTGGAGAGATATCTGGCCAGGGATACTGTAGAAGATGAGAATTTTGATATATTGGCTTGGTGGAAAGTGAATGCTTCAAAATAA